AGCGCCTCGAGATCCTTATCCGTGGTCTCCGGCGCCAGTACGGCGACGCCGCGAAGCCGCACGGGCTCGGCGGCAAGGCATTCCAGCATGTAACTGTTGTCGGTGCCGTAAAAGGACGGCTGCACCAGAACGCCCCGTGCGATGCCGTGCCGGTCCAGCACATCGAGAAAGGCGCTGAGGGGAGCGTCGTAATCCGGCGAATATCGGCGGCCTGCGGCCATCGGCCTCCCAGCCGAAAACACGTGGGCATGGGTATCGATCGCGCAGGTGCTCATGTCGGACATTCCAGTAGACAGCCATTTAACGGTCCTGTACTTCTATACAGAAGCATATGTTAAGTAGATCATTATGGATGTTCTGACCACACCCGATGCTCGGCTGCCGATCTATCAGCAACTGAAGGACGAGTTTGCTGCCAGGATCTGTCGCGGCATCTGGAATCCGAGGGAGCCCGTCCCCTCGGAAAACAAGCTTGCCGAAGTGCATGGTGTGGCCGTGGGGACCGTGCGCAAGGCGATCGAAGGTCTTGTCGCCGAGGGACTTCTCGAACGCCGGCAGGGCAAAGGCACCTTCGTGCGCCGGCCGGATTTCGGAAATGCCCTGTTCCGCTTCTTCCGGTTGTCGGACGCAACGGGCGAAGCGCTGAGACCATCGTCCCAAATTCTCGAGCGTCGCATTGAGCCGGCCGACGCGGCGACGGCAACGGCGCTGGAGATTCCCACGGGCACCCCGCTGATCCGTCTGTTTCGGGCGCGATGCGTCGATGGTCATCCTGTGCTCGTCGAAGACGTCGCCATCGAGGCCCGGCGCTTTGCGCCGCTCGCCGAGTTGCCGACCGACCAGTTCGGCGACCTGCTCTATCCGCTCTATGACGAGGCCTGTGGCGAACTCGTCGCCCGCGCCAGCGAGACGATCCGCTTTGGCGCCGCCTCTTCGCACATCGCAACGGCGCTTGGCCTGGCCGAAGGCACGGCTCTCGCCATTATCGAGCGCATCGCATTCGGCCCCGACGGACGCCCTCTGGAATGGCGACGCTCTCACGGCGCGGCCTGCCGCTTCAGCTACAAAATCGAGTTACGATAACGGGAGGATACAATGACAAAAGTCGACGCAGCCGCGATCGCGGCTCGCCGCAGATTTGCAAATGCCTTGACGTCAGCGAAGCGTGTTACGATCGGCCTATTGGCTTGCGCGATGCCGCTCGTGTGGAGCAGCGGCGCGACCGCACAAGGCGGAAAGCCGCCGATCACATTCGTCGTGACTTACCCGGCCGGTGGCGGCGCCGATACCATGGCGCGTCTGGTCGCCGATGCGATGGCTGAAGCGCTGGGCCAGACGATCATCGTCGAGAACAAGCCAGGCGGGTCCGGGCGCATCGCCGCCGCCGCCTTTGCCAAGGCGGCCCCTGACGGCAATACCGTGCTGGTCGATGCATCCTCCTTTGCGATCATCCCGGCACAATTTCCGAAGCTGAATTACGATCCCAAATCGTTTCGCGTGGTCGGCATTCCAGCGCTGTTTCCTCACGTGCTCGTGGTGACGCCCCAATTCGAAGCGACGTCGGCGCAGGACCTTGTCGCGCGCGCGAAGGCGAGCAGGATCGACTTCGCCTCGTCGGGAACGGGCTCGGCGCAGCATCTGGCCGGCGCTTTGTTCATGATGCGAACCGGCGTGGATATGAACCACATCCCTTATCGCGGCGGCGCTCCTGCCATGAACGACGTCATGGGCGGCCACGTCAAAGTGTTCTTTGCCAATGTTGCCTCAGGCCTGCCGTTCATGCAGTCCGGCAAGCTGCGGCCGCTCGCGGTGTCCGGCGAGCGGCGGCTGCCGGGACTGCCGGACGTTGCGACGCTTGCCGAACTCGGCATCACCGGCGCAGAGCTCTACGAGTGGAATGGACTTTTCTTGCCGCCGGGAACGCCGGATGACGTGGTGAAGCGGCTTGCAGATGCGCTCGATTACGCCAAGAAGAAGCCGGCCGTCCGCGAACGAATCGCAGCGCTCGGCGGCGAGATCTTTGCCGGCGGCCCCGCGGAGGCCTCGCGCTTTATCGCAAACGAGATGGAAAGAATGATGTCTGTCGTCAAAGCCGCCAATCTGACGGCAGAGTGACGACGAGAGAGATCCACCTGTCGTCATCGCGAAGCAATCCAGCCGTGAACGCCGGATTGCTTCGTCGCTTCAGTCCTAAAGCCCCGGCTTTGATGGAATCAAAGCCGGGGCTCCAGCTTTTTGTTTTGACGCGTTTTCTTCACGCGAACCGGTACCCGCTTCGCTCAAACGATCTAGCACCTGATCCGCTCCCGCCGTCCTCCGAACGGGATGTCCACCTGTTGCTCCCAGAATGAGACTTAAGTTCACGGCCCGTTACCGCTTTCGCGTCAGGAAAGTCATGCTATAGACACGCCGCGAATGAAGCCGGGTCTCGAAAGGTGCTCCTGAAATGGCGAAGATCAAGGTGAAGAACCCGGTCGTCGAAATGGACGGCGACGAGATGACCCGCATCATCTGGCAGCTCATCAAGGACAAGCTGATCCATCCCTATCTCGATGTCGATCTGCTCTACTACGATCTGAGCGTCCAGAACCGCGACGCCACCAACGACCAGGTCACCATCGACGCGGCGAACAAGACGAAGGAAATCGGCGTTGCCGTGAAATGCGCCACCATCACGCCGGACGAAGGTCGCGTGAAGGAATTCGGCCTCAAGGAAATGTGGCGCTCGCCGAACGGCACCATCCGCAACATTCTCGGCGGCACCATCTTCCGCGAACCGATCATCTGCAAGAATGTGCCGCGCCTCGTCCCTGGCTGGACCCAGCCGATCATCATCGGCCGTCATGCCTATGGCGATCAGTATCGCGCCACCGATTTCAAGTTTCCCGGCAAGGGCAAGCTGACGATAAAATTCGAAGGTGAGGACGGCAAGGTCATCGAGAAGGAAGTCTTCAAGGCGCCCGGCTCCGGCGTCACCATGGCGATGTACAATCTCGATGATTCAATTCGTGATTTTGCCTACGCCTCGTTCAATTACGGGCTGAACCGCAATTACTCGGTCTACCTGTCGACCAAGAACACCATCCTGAAGCAGTATGACGGCCGCTTCATGGAGTTGTTTCAGGAGATCTTCGACAAGGATTTCAAAGCCGAGTTCGACAAGCGCAATCTCATCTATCAGCACCGCCTGATCGATGACATGGTCGCCTCGGCGCTGAAATGGTCCGGCGGCTATGTCTGGGCCTGCAAAAATTACGATGGCGACGTGCAGTCGGACATCGTCGCGCAGGGCTTCGGCTCGCTCGGCCTGATGACCTCGGTGCTGATGACGCCGGACGGCAAGGTGGTGGAGGCGGAAGCCGCGCACGGCACCGTGACGCGCCATTATCGCGAGCATCAGAAGGGCAACGAGACCTCGACCAACTCGATCGCCTCGATCTTCGCCTGGACCCGCGGCCTCGCCCATCGGGCCAAGCTCGACAATAACGCGGCGCTCGCGACATTCGCAGCGACCCTGGAAAAGGTGTGCGTCGATACGGTCGAAAGCGGCTTCATGACCAAGGACCTCGCCCTCCTCGTCGGCCCCGAGCAGAAGTGGCTGTCGACCACCGGCTTCCTCGACACGATCGACGAGAACCTGAAGAGGGCGATGGCGTAGGCGAATATCAATTTGCAAAATGAAAGCGTGCAGCGAAGGCTGTGCCCTTTTTTCGTCGCCTTGACTCGTTCAATGAGGCTTCCTTCAGGAATGCCTCATGCGCTTTCGCATTGCTCTCGCCATTCTTCTCGTCATCGCTGGCGCCATCTACCTCTTCAACGCGAGCTGGCTCGCACCCGTCCCCGACGGCAAGCCGGTCCTGCTCGCGCATCGCGGCGTGCATCAGACCTTCCATCGCGAAGGCTTGACGGCACAATCCTGCACGGCGTCGATGATCTATCCGGTAACGCACGACTTCATCGAAAACACTCTGCCCGCGATGAAAGCCGCCTTCGATGCCGGCGCGGATATTGTCGAGTTCGATATCCATCCGACCACCGACGGGCACTTCGCCGTCTTTCACGACTGGACATTGGATTGCCGCACCAACGGCCAGGGCGTCACGCGCGAACACACCCTCGCCGACCTGAAAAAGCTCGATGCCGGTTACGGCTACACCCCAGATGGCGGCAAGACTTATCCGCTGCGCGGCAAAGGCATCGGCCTCATTCCATCACTCGACGAGGTGCTTCAGGCCTTTCCGGACAAGCGTTTTCTCATTCACATCAAGAGCAGGGATCGCGAGGAAGGCGCGGCGCTCGCGCGGCGGCTCGGCGAGATCCCGCTCGAACGGCACAAGCATCTAATGGTATATGGCGACACCGTTCCGGTCGAATATGTGAAGAAGCATCTGCCGCATCTTTATGTCGGCTCCCGCAGGGCGCTGAAATTCTGCTTCCTTGGCTATATCGCCACGGGCTGGTTCGGCCGGGTGCCGGAATCGTGCCGGGGCCGCCTGATGCTGGTGCCTGCCAATATCGCACCGTGGCTGTGGGGCTGGCCCAACCGCTTCATGGCGCGGATGAAGAATGCAGACACACAGGTCTTCATTCTCGGCGATTACGACGGCGGCGATTTCTCCAGCGGCATCGACACCGCGGCTGATTTCGCCCGGCTGCCACCCCGCTTCAATGGCGGCGTCTGGACCAACCGGATCGAAAGCATCGCGCCGCGGTTGCGTTAGGGCCCAAGTTTTGCTCTGACAAGCCGCATGCCCCTGTCCCACCTCACCCGTTTTGCGAACGTCACCGTACTGGATGCTGCCGGATGCACGTCGTCTGCCTGATCGGCACATCGCGTTGCGGCTCGACCGTTCTGCAGGCTGCGCTCGCGCAGTTTCAGGATGTCACCGCGCTCGGCGAGGTGAAGCGGCTGAGCACCCTCGCCGCACGCGGCGCGCTGTGCGGCTGTGGCGCGAAGATCGAGGATTGCGAAATCTGGGGTCCGCAGATTGCAGGTTTCGTTGCGCCGAAAGGCGGCCGCTTGCGGATGCTGGGCAACGCTCTTGCGGTCGCGGCAGGAGCGCCGCTGTTTCCGGCCGAAGCCCGAGCCGCACAATCGCTGAGCCGGATGCTGCACGCGATCGACCGCAGCAAGCCAAGCCGTGTGTTCATCGATTCCAGCAAGGATCCCGACCAGCTTCTGCTTTACGCAAACCGGCCCGACATCACCGTGATCCCGGTGCATATCGTGCGTGACCCGCGCGGCGTCGTGCAATCCGCCGGCCGGCGCACCGGCACATCAGCCGATGTGATGGCGCGGCACTGGCACCGGTTGAACGGAGCGACACTGATGCTTCGCAAAATGATGCCGCGCCTGCCGTGGCAGAGCATTCGCTACGAAGACTTCTGCGCCGATCCGATGGCGGTTTGCCGCACCATTCTGCGTGCCGCCGGACATGATGGTCCATTGCGCGATCACCCCGCCATCGATCACACGCTCGGCGGCAGCCCCGGCTTTTCCTTTGCCGGCATCGACACGATCCGTGTCGAAAACAACTGGCGCGAAACCATGCCGGCGCAGATGCAGACCACGATCTTGCGTCAGAGCGGCTGGCCGGCGCGCCATTTCGGCTATCGCATGGAAAGCTGAAAAGCTGAGCGGCGGCCCGGTTACTCGGCCGCTTCCGCCGTCTTGCTGGCCTTTCGCACTTCAACCACTTCGATCGCCCGCACCTCGGCGATGCGCTGGATTGCAACGTCTTCCGGGAAGTCGAGATTCTCAAGCAAACGGCCGGCCAGTTGCAGGCTCGCTTCGACGGTTTCGGGGATCGCTCCGGTCGCGCCGAGGCGCGTCAGCCGCGCGGCATGCGCGCCATCCCTGGCGCGCGCCATGACGCAAGCCTTGGGCCGGATTTTCCGGATCTCGGCGACCATCCGTTCGGTGGCGGCTTCGCTGCCGAGCGTCACGACGAACGCGCGCGCCTTCCTGCCGCCGGCGCGTTCGATCAGTTCATGCCGGCTGGCGTCGCCGAAATAGACCATGCGGCCCTGCTCGCGATACCGCGTCACCGTCTCGCCATGGGTATCGAGCGCGACCCAGGGCACATTCTCGCTGTCGAGCACACGCGCGATCGTCTGCCCGACGCGGCCGAAGCCGCCGATGATGACGTGATCGCGCATATCGGCGACAGCCGCCTCCGGCGAATGGTGCTCGTGCTCCATCGGCTCAAGCCACTCGCCGACGCGCCGCGCGAGAATGGCGAGCAGCGGTGTCACCATCATGCTGAGGCCGGCAACCGCAATGGCCGAGGTCGCAATCTCGACATTCAGCAGGCCTTTGCCGCGTGCGAGTCCGATGACGATGAATGCAAATTCGCCGCCCTGCGCCAAAAGGATAGCGACTTCCGCCGCGACCGGTCGCGCCACCCGGAACAGCCGCGCCGCAAAATACAGCGCACCAGCCTTGACGGCGATCAGCCCCGCGAGGGCAAGCAGGATCCAGCCGATATGCGCCCACACCACTTTCAGGTCGATCACCATACCGACGGTGACGAAGAAAATGCCGAGCAGCAGGCCTTTGAACGGATCGAGATCGACTTCGATCTGGTGGCGATATTCGCTGTCGCTGAGAAGCAGGCCGGCGAGGAACGCGCCGAGCGCGACGGACAATCCTGACGCGCCGGTCGCCGCCGAAATGCCGACCACAATGGTGAGCGAAATCGCCATGATCAATTCGCGGCTGCCGGTGCGCGCCGCCGAACGCATCAGTGGCGTCACGATATAGCGGCCCACCATCATGATGGCCGCGACCGCCGCAAAAGCCTGCGCGAATGGCAGCAACAGATCGAACAGCGATTTGTCGCCGGCACTGCGGGCTTCGAGGATGCCGATGGTGAACAGCACCGGCACCACCATCAGATCCTGGAACAGCAGCACCGACAGCGACACCCGGCCGACCGGCGCTGCGGACCTTCGCTGATCGATCAAAAGCTGCATGACGATGGCGGTCGATGACAGCGCGAAACACATGCCGAGGATGAGGCCGGCGGGCGGCGTGATGCCGCTCCAGCGGATCGCGGTGCCGATGATGACGATCGACAATGCAACCTGCACGAGGCCGACGCCCAGCACATAGCGCCGCAACTGCCACAGGCGCTGCACCGACAATTCCATGCCGAGGAGAAAC
The genomic region above belongs to Pseudorhodoplanes sinuspersici and contains:
- a CDS encoding Bug family tripartite tricarboxylate transporter substrate binding protein, which translates into the protein MTKVDAAAIAARRRFANALTSAKRVTIGLLACAMPLVWSSGATAQGGKPPITFVVTYPAGGGADTMARLVADAMAEALGQTIIVENKPGGSGRIAAAAFAKAAPDGNTVLVDASSFAIIPAQFPKLNYDPKSFRVVGIPALFPHVLVVTPQFEATSAQDLVARAKASRIDFASSGTGSAQHLAGALFMMRTGVDMNHIPYRGGAPAMNDVMGGHVKVFFANVASGLPFMQSGKLRPLAVSGERRLPGLPDVATLAELGITGAELYEWNGLFLPPGTPDDVVKRLADALDYAKKKPAVRERIAALGGEIFAGGPAEASRFIANEMERMMSVVKAANLTAE
- a CDS encoding GntR family transcriptional regulator, encoding MDVLTTPDARLPIYQQLKDEFAARICRGIWNPREPVPSENKLAEVHGVAVGTVRKAIEGLVAEGLLERRQGKGTFVRRPDFGNALFRFFRLSDATGEALRPSSQILERRIEPADAATATALEIPTGTPLIRLFRARCVDGHPVLVEDVAIEARRFAPLAELPTDQFGDLLYPLYDEACGELVARASETIRFGAASSHIATALGLAEGTALAIIERIAFGPDGRPLEWRRSHGAACRFSYKIELR
- a CDS encoding cation:proton antiporter, which translates into the protein MLHAEHLKSILIFLVAAGIIVPLLHRVKLGTVLGFLLVGLALGPYGIGYLDDYFPVLNYFTLNDPKAAEPLAELGIVFLLFLLGMELSVQRLWQLRRYVLGVGLVQVALSIVIIGTAIRWSGITPPAGLILGMCFALSSTAIVMQLLIDQRRSAAPVGRVSLSVLLFQDLMVVPVLFTIGILEARSAGDKSLFDLLLPFAQAFAAVAAIMMVGRYIVTPLMRSAARTGSRELIMAISLTIVVGISAATGASGLSVALGAFLAGLLLSDSEYRHQIEVDLDPFKGLLLGIFFVTVGMVIDLKVVWAHIGWILLALAGLIAVKAGALYFAARLFRVARPVAAEVAILLAQGGEFAFIVIGLARGKGLLNVEIATSAIAVAGLSMMVTPLLAILARRVGEWLEPMEHEHHSPEAAVADMRDHVIIGGFGRVGQTIARVLDSENVPWVALDTHGETVTRYREQGRMVYFGDASRHELIERAGGRKARAFVVTLGSEAATERMVAEIRKIRPKACVMARARDGAHAARLTRLGATGAIPETVEASLQLAGRLLENLDFPEDVAIQRIAEVRAIEVVEVRKASKTAEAAE
- a CDS encoding NADP-dependent isocitrate dehydrogenase: MAKIKVKNPVVEMDGDEMTRIIWQLIKDKLIHPYLDVDLLYYDLSVQNRDATNDQVTIDAANKTKEIGVAVKCATITPDEGRVKEFGLKEMWRSPNGTIRNILGGTIFREPIICKNVPRLVPGWTQPIIIGRHAYGDQYRATDFKFPGKGKLTIKFEGEDGKVIEKEVFKAPGSGVTMAMYNLDDSIRDFAYASFNYGLNRNYSVYLSTKNTILKQYDGRFMELFQEIFDKDFKAEFDKRNLIYQHRLIDDMVASALKWSGGYVWACKNYDGDVQSDIVAQGFGSLGLMTSVLMTPDGKVVEAEAAHGTVTRHYREHQKGNETSTNSIASIFAWTRGLAHRAKLDNNAALATFAATLEKVCVDTVESGFMTKDLALLVGPEQKWLSTTGFLDTIDENLKRAMA
- a CDS encoding sulfotransferase, translating into MHVVCLIGTSRCGSTVLQAALAQFQDVTALGEVKRLSTLAARGALCGCGAKIEDCEIWGPQIAGFVAPKGGRLRMLGNALAVAAGAPLFPAEARAAQSLSRMLHAIDRSKPSRVFIDSSKDPDQLLLYANRPDITVIPVHIVRDPRGVVQSAGRRTGTSADVMARHWHRLNGATLMLRKMMPRLPWQSIRYEDFCADPMAVCRTILRAAGHDGPLRDHPAIDHTLGGSPGFSFAGIDTIRVENNWRETMPAQMQTTILRQSGWPARHFGYRMES
- a CDS encoding glycerophosphodiester phosphodiesterase family protein, encoding MRFRIALAILLVIAGAIYLFNASWLAPVPDGKPVLLAHRGVHQTFHREGLTAQSCTASMIYPVTHDFIENTLPAMKAAFDAGADIVEFDIHPTTDGHFAVFHDWTLDCRTNGQGVTREHTLADLKKLDAGYGYTPDGGKTYPLRGKGIGLIPSLDEVLQAFPDKRFLIHIKSRDREEGAALARRLGEIPLERHKHLMVYGDTVPVEYVKKHLPHLYVGSRRALKFCFLGYIATGWFGRVPESCRGRLMLVPANIAPWLWGWPNRFMARMKNADTQVFILGDYDGGDFSSGIDTAADFARLPPRFNGGVWTNRIESIAPRLR